Proteins encoded together in one Mastacembelus armatus chromosome 15, fMasArm1.2, whole genome shotgun sequence window:
- the cul9 gene encoding cullin-9 isoform X1, whose protein sequence is MVGERRNGNLLVQIGPRLQAYPEELIRQRRTHDGQTEYLIRWCLITIDDGSSFGGGASEAGGTSGSSSGVGGSSSSTSGETKPENILMWMSTEDVYANCPTLLGKRKTDSQRPLQAQEKQHGGETVGGDQRSGGEFPSGITFDEVELSDMKEDVKNLVRRARKQMTKKSDFSISITHTIHVLSAYASIGSLVGVFKETGALNLLMELLCNKETQTRRSAGKMLRALASHDAGSRAYVLLSLSQQDGIEQHMDFDNRYTLLELFAETTSSEEHGISFEGIHLPQIPGKLLFSLVKRYLCVTSLMDKLSTAGSESSSDRQDASPSPATSSASTAHQTEQLRLQREFEFTMAMANLISELVRVMGWDRNRQPPDGSSHHPGGGGICVEEQGEEAQHPVLRSIFQPRFCASPITLTPSSTVAAPITAPPKKKTGNGFKTRSDFASRSSYVEYVQDNLKSGMMVRMLEDYEEVNAGDEGEFRYSNDGSPPVQVYWNSLSRTYWVHWHMVEILGTGSSSQAEKETQEKASSLTEALKLTAVSQTFFSKPPGGLYSLPYLSEGLQMEPVALSRAEWWEILFFIKKLEPKQQQEVNSILLQSLDDQDRELDDSALIGLSVPGDVAKKLLHYLKQKLPSSCLSDLLCSHAFSKHYLRRGGGCLEDEELLAESSLASSGLGGVGGGAGGGGQSALSSSSASASSSSAMGSVSKKAKKEIPADSGFGSSETESELPSEDDSKYPDDLEDRMKVFNNPRVQGKKMVLEKLGEVVDILKKGGSGSDQAQQLAAILFITRLLEEKAVQEKNSMRSDSAQTMRDKVLKLLVELLGSSSKDVVISTLRLTHLLMLKYEWRVSFATEGGVKAVLSCMQEFSSITQVQQLALATLKVITGASKHDIRSVCSSLPLSESGTQMMLEIFASIGSATPEGSRGLLGAIPAAIDLMLQTKGCMLSVRNGLLVIIMLISSHKSLAEQLVACDVTTVLRKCLNLSRTESMLAIIALNHISMVHKLESKAESCEQLDFKDTELQMLVVSLKELTATKEVIQTLEQLLCDDTSQLEEQRNQVTHSRDTYQDLVRLMEQHRADRAVLLSILRILNKFLDNYQEDVLPWHESIEPCLSSMTAFINDREVVQLFIRFLYRLASLNKDYAVVMCRLGTKEALVKALDKHSTNLLMVTELRDLITDCEKYASLYKKMTTSVLAGCIQMVLGQIEEHRRSHQPINIPFFDVFLRNLCQGSSVELKEDKCWEKVEVSSNHHRANKLTDKNPKTYWESNGCTGSHFINIYMHKGVVIRQLAILVASEDSSYMPARILVLGGDDPTNINTELNTVNVTPSASRVVLLENMTRFWSIIQIRIKRCQQGGIDTRVHGFEVLGPKPTFWPVFKEQLCCRTYLFYSTKAHTWCQEVMEDKTQLLQLFNKLNSALRHEQMFADRFLPDAEAAEALGRTCWEALITPIVRSITLSESSAASPLSWLLSEYLDNAESARRCKSRAAIFNSRVRRLTHLLVHVDTSRPDSEELKPPVKSKGLNRSKELKNGKEGKNKDTATGSSSSSSSSSKPKVKSCSSIAGIALCWQGVVQRQVKKFLESSCTLPDFVERYRTLYLRLKNAMEELFGQQTAFVLALRHGFSAALLQLSILRAMHVSERFAQYIDQMIQASGAASGSVETLERLQQFLEPMLFLSGLELANTFEHFYRYYLGDRLLAQGNVWLESAVIDQIGSCFPSRFPQQMLKNLTESAELQQEFHLYRLQQLDRRLQEHDQMMEEEWAETEEEAQVQVLVLSPRCWAVSSLCFLDDPAKHFPAEVCSYLNQFAQFYTHSQSIYGLSHSKPRRLQWTWLGHAELQFGCWTLHVSTLQMFILLQFNSHEEVRVDALLQATGLSAAIVLQALMPLISEGGPLTCSQPNEPSQGVLRLNQQVASRSLENAPTSVQLLPRQTYLNVDKDVAGTLERKRNYLYCLIVHVMKQEKEMHIDNLVFKVLDSCQKQEAARSPGAGRFSCSTSDVLSCIMHVISKGCIRRNEENPHIVEFLPEDPSTPQKGQAQFSFSRADIRKDTTADSRADISLVPAPRLFEDAILDAVLFSMGRTMTQEEVRQLMQRTVQQVSGTLSLDLDRAEHLLVHCKWNVDLLVQRYTDDPDALIMAAGLKCRNPQPPASPTSTCPVCLGPRTSATEPVPTLSCMHYCCRSCWQEYLTARIEQNLVMNCNCPITDCQAQPTSHFFLSILTDKDTIAKYENALLRGYVECCSNLTWCTNPQGCDQILCKENMGSMGTCSKCCWSSCFSCNFPEAHYPASCSHMSQWMDDGGYYEGMSMEAQSKHLAKLISKRCPSCQAQIEKNEGCLHMTCAKCNHGFCWRCLKPWKPTHKDYYNCSAMVSKAARQEKKFQDYNERCTFHHQAKDFALNLENKVSSINEALQMKSLTFVIDACKVLAQARKVLAYSCVYSYYNQETEKMDVMEQQAEDLDLHTNALQILLEETLLQCTDLASCVRLLKPEHLNTGLELIRRIQDRLLVILQHSTQDFRVGYESKSSQEPESTQTPNLLINSDTNKVSKSDRVSESGESDNNNYTGEEGGEEAEDEDDEYDEEYVPEWHEDYDEDDIDEDDFFSDDDESENLDRDFD, encoded by the exons ATGGTGGGTGAGCGCCGCAATGGAAACCTGCTGGTCCAGATTGGCCCGAGGCTTCAGGCGTATCCCGAGGAGCTGATTCGGCAGCGCCGCACCCATGATGGCCAGACTGAGTACCTGATTCGTTGGTGCCTCATCACCATTGATGATGGTTCCAGCTTCGGGGGCGGGGCCAGCGAGGCGGGTGGGACAAGTGGCAGCAGCTCTGGAGTGGGGGGGTCAAGCAGTTCCACGTCAGGAGAAACCAAACCGGAGAACATCCTGATGTGGATGTCAACTGAGGATGTGTACGCCAACTGCCCCACCCTCCTGGGCAAGAGGAAAACGGACTCTCAGCGCCCCCTGCAGGCACAGGAGAAGCAGCATGGTGGCGAGACTGTGGGCGGAGACCAGAGGAGCGGTGGCGAGTTCCCGTCCGGTATCACCTTTGATGAGGTGGAGCTGTCGGACATGAAGGAGGACGTGAAGAACCTGGTGCGTCGGGCCAGGAAGCAGATGACCAAGAAGAGCgacttctccatcagcatcacGCACACCATCCACGTGCTGAGTGCCTACGCCAGCATCGGCTCACTGGTTGGTGTCTTCAAGGAGACGGGTGCCCTCAACCTGCTGATGGAGCTGCTGTGTAACAAGGAGACACAGACCAGACGCAGCGCCGGGAAGATGCTGCGAGCCCTGGCCTCACACGACGCAG GAAGTCGGGCCTATGTGCTGCTGTCGCTCAGTCAGCAGGACGGCATCGAGCAGCACATGGACTTCGATAACCGCTACACGTTGCTGGAGCTGTTTGCTGAGACCACATCATCAGAGGAGCACGGCATCTCCTTCGAAGGGATTCACCTGCCACAG atTCCAGGGAAGTTGCTGTTCTCTCTGGTCAAGCGTTACCTGTGCGTCACATCCCTGATGGACAAACTCAGCACGGCGGGATCCGAGTCCAGCTCTGACAGGCAGGATGCCAGTCCCTCCCCTGCCACCTCCTCTGCCAGCACCGCCCACCAGACGGAGCAACTCAGGCTCCAGCGGGAGTTCGAGTTCACCATGGCAATGGCCAATCTGATATCAGAACTGGTCCGAGTGATGGGCTGGGACCGTAACCGCCAGCCCCCTGACGGCTCCTCCCACCACCCTGGAGGAGGTGGAATCTGTGTGGAGGAACAGGGGGAAGAGGCACAGCACCCTGTGCTCAGGTCCATCTTCCAGCCTCGATTCTGTGCCTCCCCCATCACTCTCACCCCTAGCTCCACTGTTGCAGCGCCCATCACTGCAccaccaaagaagaagacaggaaaCGGGTTCAAAACGCGCTCTGACTTCGCCAGCCGCTCATCCTATGTTGAGTATGTTCAGGACAACCTGAAGAGTGGCATGATGGTTCGTATGCTGGAGGACTACGAGGAGGTGAATGCTGGGGATGAAGGAGAGTTTCGCTATAGCAACGATGGCTCTCCACCTGTTCAG GTGTACTGGAACTCACTGTCTAGGACTTACTGGGTCCACTGGCACATGGTGGAGATATTGGGGACCGGCAGCAGCAGTCAGGCCGAGAAAGAGACGCAGGAGAAAGCATCATCCCTGACGGAGGCACTCAAACTTACTGCTG TGAGTCAGACTTTCTTCTCGAAGCCTCCCGGGGGTCTCTATTCTTTGCCGTACCTGTCAGAGGGTCTGCAGATGGAGCCGGTGGCTCTGAGCAGAGCTGAGTGGTGGGAGATCCTCTTCTTCATCAAAAAACTGGAGCctaagcagcagcaggaggtcAACAGCATCCTGCTGCAGAGCCTTGACGACCAG GACAGGGAGCTGGATGACTCGGCTCTGATTGGCCTCTCTGTCCCTGGAGACGTGGCCAAGAAGCTGCTGCACTACCTGAAACAGAAGCTGCCGTCGTCATGCCTGAGCGACCTGTTGTGCTCCCACGCCTTCTCCAAACACTACCTGCGCAGAGGAGGAGGCTGTCTGGAGGACGAGGAGCTGTTGG CTGAGAGCTCTCTGGCTTCATCCGGTCTGGGTGGAGTAGGGGGTGGAGCAGGAGGGGGTGGGCAGAGTGCCTTGTCTTCATCATcggcctctgcctcctcttcctcagcgATGGGCTCTGTCTCAAAGAAAGCGAAGAAGGAAATTCCTGCAGACTCAGGTTTTGGCAGCTCGGAGACGGAGAGTGAGCTACCCTCAGAAGACGACAGCAAATACCCAGATGACCTGGAGGACCGGATGAAAG TGTTCAACAATCCACGGGTCCAGGGCAAGAAGATGGTGCTGGAGAAGCTGGGGGAGGTGGTGGATATCCTGAAGAAGGGGGGCTCGGGTTCGGACCAGGCCCAACAACTGGCCGCCATCCTCTTCATCACCaggctgctggaggagaagGCGGTCCAGGAGAAGAACTCCATGAGGAGCGACTCTGCCCAGACCATGCG GGACAAAGTGCTGAAGCTGCTGGTGGAGCTGCTGGGCTCGTCGTCTAAAGATGTGGTCATCAGCACACTGAGGCTCACACACCTGCTCATGCTGAAATACGAGTGGAGAGTTTCGTTCGCCACTGAGGGCGGAGTCAAAGCCGTCCTGTCCTGCATGCAGGAGTTCTCCTCCATCACGCAAGTCCAGCAGCTGGCGCTCGCG ACTCTGAAGGTGATCACTGGAGCCAGTAAACACGACATCCGCAGCGTGTGCAGCAGTCTTCCTCTGTCGGAGTCTGGCACTCAGATGATGTTGGAGATCTTCGCCAGCATCGGTTCAGCCACGCCCGAAGGCTCCAGGGGCCTGCTGGGAGCCATCCCCGCCGCCATCGACCTCATGCTCCAGACTAAAGG CTGCATGCTGTCGGTGCGTAACGGCCTCCTGGTCATCATCATGCTCATCTCCAGCCACAAGAGCCTGGCGGAACAGCTGGTAGCCTGTGACGTTACCACTGTGCTCAGAAAGTGTCTGAATCTGTCCCGGACGGAGTCCATGCTCGCCATCATCGCTCTCAACCACATCTCCATGGTGCACAAGCTGGAGAGCAAAG CAGAGAGCTGTGAGCAGCTGGACTTCAAGGACACGGAGCTGCAGATGTTGGTGGTGAGTCTGAAGGAGCTGACAGCCACAAAAGAGGTGATCCAGACCctggagcagctgctgtgtgacGACACCTCACAGCTGGAGGAGCAGCGCAACCAG GTGACCCACAGTCGCGACACGTACCAGGATCTGGTTCGTCTGATGGAACAGCACCGTGCCGACAGGGCTGTCCTACTGTCCATCCTCAG GATCCTGAACAAGTTCCTGGACAACTACCAGGAGGACGTGCTGCCGTGGCACGAGAGCATCGAGCCCTGCCTGTCCTCAATGACAGCCTTTATCAATGACAGAGAG GTGGTCCAGCTGTTCATCCGCTTCCTATATCGCCTGGCGTCCCTGAACAAAGACTATGCAGTGGTGATGTGTCGCCTCGGGACCAAGGAGGCTCTGGTGAAAGCTCTggacaaacacagcacaaaccTGCTGATGGTCACTGAGCTCCGAGACCTCATCACAGACTGTGAGAAGTACGCCAGCCTCTACAAGAAGATGACCACCAGTGTCCTGGCAGGGTGCATCCAG ATGGTGTTGGGTCAGATTGAGGAACATCGCCGCAGCCATCAGCCAATCAACATTCCCTTCTTCGACGTGTTCCTCCGGAATCTCTGCCAGG GTTCCAGTGTGGAGCTGAAGGAGGACAAGTGCTGGGAGAAGGTGGAGGTTTCGTCCAATCACCATCGGGCAAACAAGCTGACAGACAAAAACCCCAAAACCTACTGGGAGTCCAACGGCTGCACCGGCTCACACTTCATCAACATCTACATGCACAAAGGTGTGGTGATCAG ACAACTGGCCATCCTGGTGGCAAGTGAGGACTCCAGCTACATGCCGGCCCGGATCCTGGTCCTGGGAGGAGACGACCCCACCAACATCAATACGGAGCTTAACACG GTGAACGTGACCCCCTCAGCCAGTCGCGTGGTTCTGCTGGAGAACATGACCAGGTTCTGGTCCATCATCCAGATACGGATCAAGAGGTGTCAGCAG GGTGGCATCGACACTCGGGTCCACGGGTTCGAGGTTCTGGGTCCGAAGCCGACCTTCTGGCCGGTGTTTAAGGAGCAGCTGTGTTGTCGCACCTACCTGTTCTACAGCACCAAGGCCCACACCTGGTGTCAGGAGGTGATGGAGGACAAGacgcagctgctgcagctcttcaACAA GCTGAACAGCGCTCTGAGGCACGAGCAGATGTTTGCAGATCGTTTCCTGCCAGATGCTGAGGCGGCTGAAGCTCTGGGACGAACCTGCTGGGAGGCTCTGATCACCCCCATCGTACGCAGCATCACACTGTCAG AATCCTCGGCTGCCAGCCCTCTGTCCTGGCTGCTCAGTGAGTACCTGGATAATGCCGAATCGGCTCGCCGCTGTAAAAGCCGGGCGGCCATCTTTAACTCCAGGGTGAGACGTCTCACGCACCTTCTGGTCCACGTGGACACGAGCCGACCGGACAGCGAGGAGCTGAAACCGCCTGTGAAATCAA AAGGTCTCAACAGAAGCAAAGAGCTGAAGA ACGGtaaagagggaaaaaacaaagatacaGCCACAggctcttcttcctcctcctcttcctcatccaaACCCAAAGtgaagagctgcagcagcattgCTGGGATCGCCCTCTGTTGGCAGGGAGTGGTACAGCGCCAG GTGAAGAAATTTCTGGAGTCGAGCTGCACTCTGCCGGACTTTGTAGAGCGTTATCGGACTCTGTACCTGCGGCTGAAGAACGCCATGGAGGAACTGTTTGGACAGCAGACCGCTTTCGTCCTCGCTCTTCGACACggcttttctgctgctcttctgCAGCTCTCCATCCTCAGAGCTATGCAT GTGAGCGAGCGTTTTGCCCAGTACATCGATCAGATGATCCAGGCCAGCGGTGCAGCCTCCGGCAGCGTGGAGACTCTGGAGCGTCTGCAGCAGTTTCTGGAGCCGATGCTCTTCCTGTCAGGGCTGGAGCTCGCCAATACGTTTGAACACTTTTACAG GTACTACCTGGGCGACCGGCTGCTTGCTCAGGGAAACGTGTGGTTGGAGAGCGCTGTGATTGATCAGATCGGCAGCTGCTTCCCGAGTCGCTTCCCTCAACAGATGTTAAAGAACCTGACGGAGTCGGCCGAGCTGCAGCAGGAGTTCCACCTGTACCGCCTGCAACAGCTGGACCGGCGCCTCCAGGAGCATGACCAG atgatggaggaggagtgggctgagacagaggaggaggcgCAGGTCCAGGTTCTGGTTCTGTCTCCACGCTGCTGGGCCGTGTCCTCGCTCTGTTTCCTGGATGACCCAGCAAAACATTTTCCAGCTGAAGTCTGCTCCTACCTGAACCAGTTCGCCCAGttctacacacaca GTCAGTCCATTTACGGTCTGAGTCACTCAAAGCCTCGGCGGCTGCAGTGGACGTGGCTGGGTCATGCTGAGCTGCAGTTTGGCTGCTGGACGCTGCACGTCTCCACGCTGCAGATGTTCATCCTGCTGCAGTTCAACAGCCATGAG GAGGTTCGGGTAGATGCATTGCTGCAGGCGACAGGACTGTCTGCTGCCATTGTGCTGCAGGCTCTGATGCCGCTCATCAGTGAGGGAGGACCGCTGACCTGCAGCCAGCCGAATGAACCCAGCCAGG GTGTGCTGCGGTTAAACCAGCAGGTGGCGTCTCGCAGCCTGGAGAATGCCCCGACGTCGGTGCAGCTGCTGCCCAGACAGACGTACCTGAATGTGGACAAGGACGTGGCGGGCACACTGGAAAGGAAGAGGAACTACCTGTACTGTCTGATCGTCCACGTCATGAAGCAGGAGAAGGAGATGCACATCGACAACCTGGTCTtcaag GTTCTGGACTCGTGtcagaaacaggaagcagctcGGTCCCCGGGTGCCGGCCGTTTTAGCTGTAGTACCAGCGACGTGCTCTCCTGCATCATGCACGTCATCAGCAAAGGCTGCATCCGCCGCAACGAGGAGAACCCGCACATCGTGGAGTTTCTGCCCGAAGACCCGTCCACACCGCAGAAAGGCCAGGCCCAGTTCTCCTTCAGCCGGGCCGACATCAGGAAGGACACCACTGCTGACAGCCGGGCCGACATCAG TCTGGTGCCGGCGCCGCGGCTGTTCGAGGACGCTATCCTGGACGCGGTTCTGTTCTCGATGGGTCGGACGATGACGCAGGAGGAAGTTCGTCAGCTGATGCAGAGGACTGTCCAACAG GTTTCAGGGACTCTGAGTCTGGACCTGGACCGAGCTGAGCACCTGCTGGTTCACTGTAAGTGGAACGTGGACCTGCTGGTGCAGCGGTACACCGACGACCCTGATGCGCTTATCATGGCCGCTGGGCTCAAGTGCCGAAACCCTCAGCCGCCAGCGAGCCCCACGTCCACCTGCCCGGTGTGCCTGGGCCCCCGGACATCCGCCACGGAGCCGGTCCCCACGCTGAGCTGCATGCACTACTGCTGCAGG tcgTGTTGGCAGGAGTACCTGACGGCGAGGATCGAGCAGAATCTGGTCATGAACTGTAACTGTCCAATCACAGACTGCCAAGCTCAGCCCACCTCTCACTTCTTCCTCAGCATCCTCACTGACAAGGACACCATTGCCAAG TATGAGAACGCCCTGCTCCGAGGGTACGTGGAGTGCTGCTCCAACCTGACATGGTGCACCAACCCTCAGGGCTGCGACCAGATCCTCTGTAAGGAGAACATGGGCAGCATGGGAACCTGCTCCAAGTGCTGCTGGTCCTCCTGCTTCAGCTGCAACTTCCccgag GCTCACTACCCAGCCAGCTGCAGCCACATGTCTCAGTGGATGGATGACGGAGGGTATTACGAAGGGATGAGCATGGAGGCTCAGAGCAAACACCTGGCCAAGCTGATCTCCAAACGCTGCCCGAGCTGCCAGGCTCAGATCGAGAAGAACGAGGGCTGCCTGCA TATGACCTGTGCCAAGTGTAACCATGGCTTCTGCTGGCGGTGTCTGAAACCCTGGAAACCAACACACAAAGATTACTACAACTGCTCCGCCATG GTGAGTAAAGCAGCGCGACAAGAGAAGAAGTTCCAGGATTATAATGAGAGATGCACCTTCCACCATCAGGCCAAG GATTTTGCACTTAACCTGGAGAACAAGGTGTCGTCCATCAATGAAGCTCTGCAGATGAAGTCGCTGACCTTTGTCATCGACGCCTGCAAAGTCCTGGCTCAGGCTCGAAAG GT